Below is a window of Camelina sativa cultivar DH55 chromosome 11, Cs, whole genome shotgun sequence DNA.
TttagtgttttaatttgttttttcttgacaAATTTTATCTGTGATGAGAAACCTAACACGTAAGAAGAGGTACTCCTTTGTGGGGTGTTTCTTCAATGAAATACATTTGTTACGCTTGGCTTCTGAGCTAAAACTTCTTTAGTTATTGTTCTCAATCTAGTGTTTTCGTCTGCCTTTTTTTCTGACAAATATTATCTGTGATGAGAAAGCTAACACGTAAGAAGAGGTACTCCTTTGTGGGGTATTTCTTCTATGAAATACATTTGTTACGCTTGGCTTCTGAGCTAATATAAAGCATTAACCATATTAGAATCTAAGAgtacattgttttttttgtttttgcaaattTTATCAGTGATGAGAAAGCTAACACGTAAGGAGAGGTACTCCTTTGTGGGGTATTTCTTCTATGAAATATAATTGTTACGCTTGGCTTCtgagataaatctttttttctgtgcattatttcaaatttgtttctgTTACTGTTTTTGATGTGCTAATCGTTTTATTGTCTACTCTATACAGGTGGTGGACAACTACTACAGGCCTGATTTGAAGAAGGCAGCACTTGCTAGGCTCAGCGTTATCAGCAAAGGTCTTAGAGTCGCCAAGTCTGGTCCCAAGAGGAGAAACAGACAAGCTTGAAGAATTCACCACTCAATTAATATATTACCTTCTATAAAAGCTTGTTGTGAGCCCATTGAGAGTTTCAGACAGCTCCGTGTAGGTTAAGATTTTTCTTGAACAGTTGAGAGTTTTGCTTAAACCACCATCATCTTTTGTTTCACTTAATGAAGTTCAAAAGTATTATTAGTATGAACCTATTATCATTGGCTTTATGATGGAAAATGCTACTATCATTGGTGAGCTGCAAGTCTGGCATCATCTGATCATAACAATGTGTTGCCAATTTGACATTGTATTTGCCTATAGATCATGTaatctaagaaaaaaacatatgttgaAACTTGTAGCTTCTGAAACAGATGTGAATCTAAAGGGTTTATCTATAAGTGTAAGATGATGTTAAATCTTGTGGACTCTGAAACCAGATTCCTCGGATGTCATATTCTCTTTCCAGCTCTCGAACTCAGATCCACCAAAGACAAGTTTCTTTATCCCGATATAACTGGACATAAACATATTCCAACGTTGTTAGCGCTTCCACAATTTTGAATCATATCCAGCTTTTAGAAACAAGTTTTAGTCAATAGACAGAGAGAGAACTAAACTCACTCTGAGCTAATTTGCGTCAATGCATTTATCAGAACATCAAGAATCAACGGCTCCGAGGTCCCAATATCAAGCCTGTTAAAACCATATTATTCACGTTAGAGAAGAAAATCTGCAAAAGCAACCAAAGTTTGCCAATCTAAAGTCACAGGACTAAAACTTTTTAGGATAATAAGAGTCATCACCATATACGAGCAACGTTGTCTTGAACCTCAAGATCCCCGATGTTATAAAATGTAGTGGGCTCTACATTAGCTCCAAGGATAGCATCATAGTTTGGCCTCTTATCCAGTGGTGCTTGTGATAACTGCATCCATAAGGGCAAAAGAGAAATCAGCTTTATACTTATTTGtgtgattaacaaaaaaaaagctgagtAGATAAATTGGCACGCTTGTACTTCCTCGATAAGAGAGAGACATACTTGCATATTCATGGAGTTGTATCCACCAAGTCGTCCAAGGATATGCCAGGAACGAATTGTCTGCAAAATTACAgtcatcaataaaaaaaagcaacaagTGATTTGCTCAGGGCTTATTTGTAGTTTGAGGGGATTACATCAGTGATCAAGGCAATGTCTTTATCCAGTGGTGCATTGTAAAACTCCATCCACATGTATGAGTTGGAATACTCAAATCTTACAATACAACAAAAACCAAGAGAGTTAACAGACAACCAAATACAATTGAAAAAGATCAGGGAGATGATATCAAAAACTATTAATCTACCAGATCAATCAGATGGGCAAGCGAAATCAAGCAAGAGCATCACATATAAGCAATTTTAACTTCAAAGCAAGGAAAGGAATAAAATCTGAGGCCACTCACTTGTTAAACGAGACCTGCATCGAAGTAGCTGAACCAGTCTTAGTGTGAATAATTTTgtccctcttcttcctcaatctctcTTCCATCTACAAAAAGAGTTCACTGATGATACTAAACCCATTTCAAAAATCAAAGGCTACTCAAAGTTTCAGCTCAACAAGCTTCTCAATTAAGATCCATATATCAAAGATATAAACTTTGTTACCTTTTTTTGAGCTTTATCTGGATTATCTAAACAATCTCCGAGAATATCAGCGAATTCAGGGTCTTTATCGTAAtttatatcttctttcttcgCTCCGTAAACGCCTCTCTTCCTCGCCGGGAACtcatcctctccttcttcttctccaaattcTATCACATCTTCTTCCATTTCTCGATCTATACCATTTACTCGTAACTTCCCAATCTTCCTAGAACAACTCGCACGTATCCCCTGGACCTTCGGTGCCGGAATCGTGCCAGTGGCACGAAACGGCGCCAAATTATGTGGGAAAAGATTCGAGTGGTTGTTGTTCTTCGCCATGGAaggctgaagaagatgaagagagcaTTGAAACCTTAACattctttaatcttcttcttcttcttcacttcgcCTCTGAGTTCTGCAAGTAGCTTTTGAGAGCTAACACGGGTTTGGgttttggagaagatgaagtgAAGGGGGTTTATCGTAGTTTACAGTGAACGTGAGCGTACACGAATATTAAAGCTGACGTGGCAGAATCAGATCACTCTGTGAATATTAAGAATACAAAAGCCCATTGGGCCTTAAAATTGATCCATTGGACAGCTTCAGAAAGAAAGCTtgcaaattagggttttctagggtttgattttttttttttccttactctCTCTGTTGTTCACTGTCCATCTCCGTTCTTGTCACGGCGCGAAAGGTAGGTACTactgagattgagattgagattgagattgagattgattgATTTCTCGTGTTGATTTTGTGCTGTTTGTAATAAGAAATGCTGAGACATGTTGATTTATGTATATGAAATGTGTTGGAGTGATTTAGCTTTGGCTTTACACGAAATTTGCAGGGGTTAGCTGAAGTGAGGAGTGGCAGAGTATAATGGAGAAAGGTGGTAAAGGGAGAAAGGAGGAGGTGGTTACAAGGGAGTACACTATCAATCTCCACAGGCGTCTCCATAGCTGGTAATAACATTTACAATCTTTGATTTATATGGTGAAATCATGAGCTTGCATTTATCCTAGTTTTCCTTATTCAGATTGAATTGTTGCTTAGGTACTGTGATGTTAGGAATTACTGATTTGGAGTAGCTCAGTTCCATAGATGTAATGACTTTCTGTAGAACCATTGGACTTGTAAAATTAGTTATATGATCAATTCAATATGTAGAAGTAGAACTCTATGTATGCATTAATGTTTCCATGATTCACCCAATAATCTCTGTCTCTTTGGTTAATTACTAAAAGCTATTATGAGTGATAGGGTTACTATCTTCTTCTGATTGGTACTTTACAAGTTTTACAAATGCTGTGTCTTTGGTAATATGAACAGCACTTTCAAGAAGAAGGCACCCAATGCCATAAAAGAGATCAGGAAGTTCTCAGAGAAAGCCATGGGAACAAAAGATGTAAGAGTTGATGTAAAGCTCAACAAGCAGATATGGAGCAAAGGAATCAGAGGTCCCCCGAGGAGAATCAGAGTGCGTGTTGCTCGCAAGAGGAACGATGATGAAGATGCAAAGGAAGAGTTTTTCTCACTCGTCACTGTGGCTGAGATCCCAGCTGAAGGTTTGTCTGGTTTGGGAACCAAAGTCATCGAGGAAGACGAGTAAAAAACTTATCTTACTACAATATAGCTTCTTTGTTTCATCACCCCGTTACAGTTTATATGAAAAGACAAAGACACACTTCATCATTCAAGTTATAGTCACTTTCTAAGGCGTACCTACCTGTTTATGGATTTAAATGATTTAATCTATGAACATTGAACTTTTAACCGAGATGATCTCGAAGTGTTTGCGATGTAACAAATTACCAGTATTGTAATTATAATACCGGTTTGACTCAGACAAATCGGTAAATCCGTAAAACGGCAAGTTAAAACTGGATAAGAAATACAAATTACTAAACctactatttttgttttacgGGCTTTCTAAATGATAATATTTAGGCCCATTAATAAATTTGGAATGGGCCTTATTCGTAAAGATCGTCTTCCTCGGTTAAATATATCACTcaagagaaaaccctaatcgccgCCCACCTTAAagccggagagagagagacagagctCCAGTTCCGTCGTCAGAAGAATCATGGGTAAAGAAAGACTTAACTCttgaactgttttttttgtattccattttcattgatgatttttgtgtttggaATGGATGATTGATTAGGTAAGGTACACGGTTCGTTGGCTCGTGCCGGTAAGGTGAGAGGTCAGACCCCGAAAGTGGCTAAacaggataagaagaagaagccacgtGGCCGTGCCCACAAAAGGATGCAACACAATCGCCGTTTCGTCACCGCcggtaatattattattttttccgtTTTCACTTCTTAGAATCTCTAATCTTGGTTGTTAAGTTAGTTAGTTACTAGTTCTGGTCTACTATAACACTTGTGTATTGTTCAGTGTTCTTATGGTTTTGAGAACTGAATTAGCTCTTGTGGTATATGCTTAGTGATTCTTGAAACATTTCCATAAGAGTATCAACTCTGTGATGTGTGTTATGTTAGTatacgttttttaaaaaattctttctTAATGAGtgattttggaatttgattTCGTCTGTTATTTTCATCTTATGCAGTTGTTGGATTTGGCAAGAAGAGAGGACCCAACTCGTCTGAGAAGTAGATGAAGTTGATCGATCACTGGATGAAGCTGGAGaagttttgcatttttcttttgttttgctgtCTCGTTTAATgtgttacttgttttttttggtgatggATCAGTCGTGTTAGTACGAGTTCTGCAATATCTATAGACAATGTAATTTTCTCATTTCATTTCTCAATCAAATCGACTTTTTGACCATATTTATTATCAATCGATGTTCATTACAATTCTGTAGTCACTGTTTACTCCCGAGCTAAGTACATATTCCTCAACTGATACTTTCGACTTAGAATGTACTGCAGAGTGCTTATGTTTCAAGTAATTTTCGCTTTTTAACGATCAATCtgtacaaataaaattttatggaaTGAAATAAGGATACAAGgctaaaaaatttcttttagcATTTGATGTTACAATGAAAAGgttaaaaaagatgaaacacTATAACACTCTGTACACAAAAGACCACCATcatggttttttcttttacttccaGACCTTAATGGCTCCATCTCTGCTGCTTGATATCAACAGTCTCTGGTTCAGTTTTACAGATGCTAGAGACTGAACTGAGTCACGGTGACAACCCGCTGTGTCTGTCGCAGCAGCCGCAAGTACCGCCTTTGCCGTCAGCTTGGTTGCCAGAGGCCGCCTCTTTGTCTCCTGCAAgcagaaaaacaaacataagcTCATCATAAAATATCGTCAAATGCTTAATCTATACAACTGCAAGATATCGTTATGCGaagatcaaaatatatatatctgatcaACAGACCTGAACAAATTGCACGCCGGAGTTGGTTTTAAGTTCGTAGAAATCAACATTTCCGACTCCTTTCAAATTCGGACCGCATATACTATAACTTCTCTCAGGGCTGTGTTGGTCCAAAACACACAGAAAACAAGAATTGcgtcagtttttgttttctattcaCAAGATGTGTGACAAAACGTTTGATTGTAAGAACACAAGTTAGTAAAGTTTTTAGATTTAAAACCTGGAGTAATCCCAACACCGAATCTTCAAGTCAGTACCACCAGTTAACAAGTCGCCGCCAGGTAAAGGAAGCAAAGTGCGGATACCAGGAAGACGAGGAGGAGGCTCGTTCAACTCCTCGATTCTGTACTTGGAACTCATGTTCTGGCGAAGATTCGGCTTGGAATTTACCTTATTGCTTGGTAACTTCCATTGAAACTCGGAAACATCCGTCTCGTTTTCATAGTTGGCTACTCTCAATACCTACAAAAATCCAACAGAATCAGCTTAATAACAAGTCCAAATCGGTTTTCAGCTCAAAGATATGGTCTACTCTATCAAAACAGAGTTTCTTTCATGGTCTAATTCAAAACTGCGCCTCCAATCACTATTAAACTATCTACTTGCGGACCCAACAGAAAACTGTAGGCCAAAGTCAAGGTCCAATATAACGGTAGAACAACATTACCTGGTGACAGCTACCTGCCTCTGCATTCCAGAGTGAAACTTCATTGCAACCGGCAGCAATATAAATGAAAGGTCTCATAGTGGTGGACACTGAGACGCTTGGAGGAAGAAAACAGAGGCACATCTTCTCTATGGGGCATACAAGAGGG
It encodes the following:
- the LOC104721924 gene encoding uncharacterized protein LOC104721924 is translated as MLRFQCSLHLLQPSMAKNNNHSNLFPHNLAPFRATGTIPAPKVQGIRASCSRKIGKLRVNGIDREMEEDVIEFGEEEGEDEFPARKRGVYGAKKEDINYDKDPEFADILGDCLDNPDKAQKKMEERLRKKRDKIIHTKTGSATSMQVSFNKFEYSNSYMWMEFYNAPLDKDIALITDTIRSWHILGRLGGYNSMNMQLSQAPLDKRPNYDAILGANVEPTTFYNIGDLEVQDNVARIWLDIGTSEPLILDVLINALTQISSDYIGIKKLVFGGSEFESWKENMTSEESGFRVHKI
- the LOC104721925 gene encoding 60S ribosomal protein L31-1, whose product is MEKGGKGRKEEVVTREYTINLHRRLHSCTFKKKAPNAIKEIRKFSEKAMGTKDVRVDVKLNKQIWSKGIRGPPRRIRVRVARKRNDDEDAKEEFFSLVTVAEIPAEGLSGLGTKVIEEDE